The sequence tgtggcctccacactggcttcATCAGCCAACTCCTTATTGGGTAATCCTTGTTTCAGAGGAGCCATCCCTCTAGATGCTGATTTCCTTCAAAGATGTCCGGAATCTGTGAGTGCTCCAAGATGTTGATATCATGGATGCACCCTGGGAATCGGGCACATACCTGCATGATTCTCATTGTGTGGTCACAAATGATTTGGACATTGAGGGAATGGTATCCCTTGTGGTTCATAAATGATGCCACATGATGCCATGGAAACTGTAGGGCCATGTGGGTGCAGTCTATCAAACCCTGCACTCAGGGAATACCAGCTAAATGGGCAAAACCCATGGCCCCGGCATCTTGGCTCTCCTGATCTTGGTCCAAGTTACATGTGGGCCCTCATGCCATCTCAGGGCATCTGTCACCTCTCTAATGCCTTTGTGTGCGGCTGACTGGGTGCTACCCTGAAATGAGCCactggcatagaagttcagaccAGCGGTGACATTAAGGGACACTGGCAGAGGGTGTCCTCCCATCCCATGTGCTGTCAGCTCTTGCAGGACTTAGCAAAGGTGGTCCACTGTCCCTGGGACAGGTGCAGTCTTCTCCGGCACTGTGCTTCTGACAACTGAAGATAGGAAGACTGACGGCAGAAGCCACTTGGCCAGTATAGTCTCAGACGGGCTGTTCTCTCTGTGATGCTGCTCCCTGTGCAGCTAAGGGCCAAGGCTCCCCCTCTGTTTCCGCTGGTGCTTTGAGTAGAAACATCAACTCACCAGACTCCATGATTCTGCAGAATCATGCACTGAAAAGAGAAGAAATCCAAAGTGAGTGGTGAGGTTTCCTGAGTAAAGCCGGCCCCTCAGCCCTCTACTCATCTGTGACCCCAACTATCCACTTCCTCTCTTTGTGAGTGCCTCTCCAAAAAGGCTTACACGCTCCCCTCTCATGCACATTTACACTCCATTCCTTCCACCAGGATAATACACatcaatcgacttcaggaagcaaattactgtacacacccctgtcagcatcaatggggccgagatggagatggttagcagtttcaaattcctaggggtgcacatcaccaaaaatctgtcctggtccactcacgtcgacgctatcaccaagaaagcacaacagcgcctatacgtcctcaggaaactaaggaaattcgcatGTCCACATtacccttaccaatttttacagatgcaccatagaaagcatcctatcgggctgcatcacagcctggtatggcaactactcgccccaggaccgcaaggaacttcagagagtcgtgaataccgcccagtccatcacacaaacctgcctcccatccatggactccagcacggtagcattgtggaaagcacaattgcttcacagctccagggtcccaggttcgattctggcttgggttactgtctgtgcggagtctgcacatcctccccgtgtgtgcgtgggtttcctccgggtgctccggtttcctcccacagtcacaaagctgtgcaggttaggtggattggccatgataaattgcccttagtggccaaaattgcccttagtgttgggtgtggttactgggttatggggatagggtggatgtgttgaccttgggtagggtgctctttccaagagcggtgcagactcgatgggccgaatggcctccttctgcactgtaaattctatgataatctacacctcccgctgccaggggaaagcgggcagcataatcaaggatccctcctacCTGGCTTACTcagttttccaacttcttccatcgggcaggagatacagaagtctgagaacacgcaagaacagactcaaaaacagcttcttccccactgttaccagactcctaaatgaccctcttattgactgacctcattaaccgtgagggcctcacggtagcatggtggttagcatcaatgcttcacagctccagggtcccaggttcgattcccggctgggtcactgtctgtgtggagtctgcacgtcctccccgtgtgtgcgtgggtttcctccgggtgctccggtttcctcccacagtccaaagatgtgcgggttaggtggattggccatgctaaattgcccgtagtgtaaggttaatggggggattgttgggttacgggtatacgggttacgtgggtttaagtagggtgatcattgctcggcacaacatcgagggccgaagggcctgttctgtgctgtactgttctattctataacactacaccctgtatgcttcatccgatgccggtgcttatgtagttacaatatatactttgtgttgccctactatgtattttcttgaattttgtttaattcccttttcttcccatgtactgaatgatctgttgagctgcttgcagaaaaatacttttcactgtacctcggtacacgtgacaataaacaaatccaatccaatccaacgagATACTCCAGAGTCTTCCTCGCTCTTGTCTCATGGCCATTCCCCAAACAAGCCCAAGGACAACCCTCCCACCACTTGAGCTGGGGGATAGGTCTGTTGAGTGGATGCCCGGGACCCATGTCTGCATCCTCACGGGCATCTCAAAGAAGCCCACTCTGACCGGGTGAGTGATTATGGACTTAACTATGACACCTTGTCTTGGAGGTCACTTCAGTGTATCCTGTGTGATGTAAATGTATGATTGAGCACTGGGGTTCCTTGGTGGGGATAGGAATCATTGGCATTTCTCAATAGCTTTGGCATTATTAAGTTCCCAGTGAAGGGTGAAATTGCATTCCAATCAATTGAATGCTTGCTGTCACAGACCAAGATGCAGCTGATTAGAGTAAAGCCTGCAATGAGCATGATATTCACTCAATCGAGGAACCCCACATTTTCACATTTCACAAACCGTACATGCTTATTTCTGAGAGACAAGCTTCCTAAACAAGTGCTTATAGGTAGTCAATAGCGCTCAACCCCTCGGTAAGCAGAGTTGTGTATGAGTGTGGGGTTGTACTCACCGTTTAGTTGTGTTTCCCCAAGTGAGAGGGTCTTCATTCCTTATGCAGCAGGGAAGCTAGCCATTCCTGAGTCATGCTCCCTTACAGCCTAGCCTCTCATGGGACCCCACCCCATGACTTCACAGTCAGCCCCCCATGGTGACCCTCAGTATTCACCTCCTGTCACCCACCTTGCAGCTTCCAGTAAGgatgggcactccctcagtggtgaTTTGGGCAGAAACCCAGTGAGGGGGACACAGGAAGTAATGCCTGtatgccagcctccagaccccgtTAAAGCAAAGTGACCCCTCCACCCGAGGTTTAGGGACTGACCCGCAGCCCAAGGTTGAACTAATCTGTGTCCCCCAATGTCTCCTCGGTGCACCCTGAGCAGGGTCTGGGGATTCATGGCTGCTGAGTGCTCCCCCACCAGGTTCACCTTTATGTTGAGCTATTGGAAATGACATAATGCTGGTGCAGATCAATAGTTTGTAACTGCGTGCTTGCTAAttacatgctaatgtattaaaatgaggttcccagcTGGCACCACGCGATTTGCACTACTCCACAGGTGAGCGCAGGTAAGATTCCAAAAGCCAATCATGCCAGAGGGAATCATGCTTCTTGCTTCTCTCCAGATTTTGAGCCCACACCGGTATCCTATACGGAAActgtgtctactgtacgtgcgttccggactgcattgacgccgctgttgacgTAATGGAGAACAGCGATTTAGCGTCAAATTGACGCCCACCACAATTTTAGCGTTGGATCCTATTCTCCACCCTGTTGCGTTTGGTGATTTTGGTgtcagctaacggagaatcctgccccacacaTTGCTACCGAAAAACTGAGTTGCAAAATGTCTGTCTTTTTAGGTATTTATATTGGCAGAGATATTAATTCTCGCACTAACAGATCTTAGTACAGAGGTATCAAGGTGAAACATTCACAATTGCATAGGTGTCATTGTGCAATCAACACAGAATCTCCACTGATGGAATAGAAAGGTGTGATGTTTTGTGTGGGACAGTACACATTCCTTATAGCAAACGTTATCAATGCAATTCGAAAAGCTacctctgtttctgtctctatcaggcctgctgagttttttccccgaattttcagttttatttcttcttttatgCATTCATATTAATATTGATTAAAGCTGCGAGTTTGGGTATTTGAAATGTTTAGCAGCGTCATTATTTCAATGCCACCGACATCTGCGAATGTTTCATTTTTAGCTTGCAAATCTGCTGCAAATGTATTCATTCTTAGGATGGGGATTCCCCAGGCAGCATCTGTTCAGAGATAAGCGATACAGTCTGCTTCTGGTAAAGTAGCACACCAAGAGAATAAGCAAATGTCGATGCTATATTTGACAATTAAACAGTCTATATCTATATATGcaaatatatatacacactcacaatTATTTTAAAGTTGATACAGTAATGTCAGATATTACATCTGCATAATCCACACTCTTAAACGTAAGAAAATATTTTTCGGACAACTCGAAGATTAATAAACATTACTTCTTGCAACTTTCATCAGATAATAAAATGACATGCAGTCATGACATGTTTCACTGTTTATATTTGTAGTTAATAATGCTTTGCTTTACATGTATGTTCTATTGCAGTACAATTTCCCTCAAGATACTGTGACAttggattttgatttgatttattgtcacatatacggaggtacagtgaaatgtatcgTTCTGCCTACAGtccaaacataggacatacgataaatacacaatgtaaacacatagacacaggcatcggatgaagcatacagagtgtagtacagtactactcagtagagaagatgtgcgcagagatcagttcagtccacaagagggcctTCAGATGTCTGGTAAcaggggaaagaagctgtttttgagcttgttagtgcgtgttctcagattttggtatctcctgcctgatggaagagtttggaaaagagaataacctggctggaaggggtctttgattatgctgcctgctttcccaaggcagcgggagatgtagacaatggatgggaggcagttttgtgTGATGCACTGAGGtgcgttcacgactctgtagtttcttatggtcttgggctgagcagttgccatacaaagctgtgatgcagccagaaaggatgctttctatggtgcatctgtaaaagttggtaagagtcaatgtggacatgccaaatttctttagtttcctgaggaaatatagatgccgttgtgctttcttggttgcagcatcaacgtgggtggaccaggacagattattttgatgtgcacccctaggaatttaaagctgtcaaccatctccacctcggcacattgatgcagacaggggtgtgtacgatattttgcttcctgaagccaaGTTTTTCTGTTGTTGAAGGAgaaattgttgtcattacaccacaccactaggttctctatctccctcctgtactctgactcatcgttgttcaagattcaacccactatggtcgtgtcatcagcaaacttgtagataaaGTTGGAGCCCAATTTTGCCACACAGCCATGTGTGTATTGGGAGTAGAGGGCTAAATATGCAGCTTTGCACGGCCCCGGCATTGAGGACTATTAtcaaggaggtggtgttgtttatcatcactgattgtggtctatgggtcagaaattcaaggatccagttgcagagtgaggagataAGTCCTAGGTttagagttttgatatgagcttggctgggattatggtgttgagggcagagctgtagtcaatgattaGAGGTCTGACAtatgagtccttgttgttgagatgcttcaGGGCTGAGCGCCAGGAAGACGGTGTCTGCTGTAGACCAGTTGTGacagtatgtgaattgcagtggatcaaggtattctgggagtatggagttgatgtgtctcatgaccaacatcttgaagcatttcataatgatagatattaaggccactggacgatagtcattgaggcaagtTGCCTGGTCTTCTTTGGCATCTGTATGATAGTGCAGTTGGAAGCCTCgaaacagagtagggagaggttgaatatGTCCACAAACACACCTGCCAGTTGCTCCATGCAGGaactgagtgcacaaccagggactccatcaggacttgttgctttccaagggttcactttcaagaaggccgatttgatttcggaagctgtgacagtaGGTATCGGTGAGTcctaggctgctggggcagttgacaatggttagTTGGTTTCAAAACGAGGAAAGAATGTAATGGGATGTTGACCACTGTCTTGGTCTCATGCATATCCTTTATCATGTTGTGTTACAAAGTATTGTAAGATAATTTTGCTAATTTCTACTTTAAGGAGAAGAACCTCAGCTTCTCAAATCTATCTACATAACTGAAGTCGCTCACTCCTGGAACCATTGCCAAAAATATTATCTGCACCAGATCCGAATGGTTTCCTATCCTTCATGAATTGCGTGCTCAGAATTGGCCATAATATTGCAGTTAAGATGTAACtacgggcggcacagtagcacaatggttagcactgttgcttcacagcgccagggtcccaggttcgattcccggcttgggtcacgtctgtgcagggtctgcacgttcttcccatgtctgcatgggtttcgtctgggtgctccggtttcctcccacaagtcccgaaagtcatgtttgctaggtgaattggacattctgaattctccctctgtgtacctgaacagagtgtggcaactaggggatttttacagtaacttcattgcagtgttaatgtaagcctacttgtgacactaataaagattattattacaaatgtTTTATAAAATTGCACCATAGGTTCCTTGGTGCTTTACTTTATGCCTTTGTTTACAAGGCCCATGGTCCCCTGTGCTTTTTGACCTgcactctcaacctgtcctgccatccaacaatatggggaggtggtggcatagtggtattttcactggagtaTTAAACTAGAGGCCcacggtaatgctctggagaccgagattcaaattccgccactgcatatggtgaaatttgaattcaataaaaatctgcaattaaaagtctaatgatgaccatcaaCTATTGtcgattgggggcagcacggtggcctagtggttagcacaaccgcctcacggcgctgaggtcccaggttcgatcccggctctgggtcactgtccgtgtggagtttgcacattctccccgtgtctgcgtgggtttcgcccccacaacccaaaaatgtgcagagtaggtgtattggccatgctaaattgccccttaattggaaaaaataattggataatctaaatttaaaaaaaaaactattgtcgattgtcctaagaacccatctggctcactaatgtcatagaatcatagaatttgcaatgccttttgggaaggaaatcttcggccttacctggtctggcctatatgtgactccaaacctacagccaggtggttgatgcttaactgcccccccccttaaggggctggtttagtactggtctggtctggcctatatgtgactccaaacctacagccaggtggttgacgtttaactgcccccctccccccctcccctccccccctccccccctccccctcccctcccccctccccccctcccctccctccccctccccctccccctccccccccctcccccctccccccccctcccccctcccccccctcccccccctcccccctcccccccctccccccccctcccccccctcccccccccctccccccccctccccccccctcccccccctcccccctcccccccctcccccctcccccccctcccctcccccctcccccccctcccctcccccctccccccctccccccccctccccctcccctcccctcccctcccccctccccccccctcccctcccccctcccccctcccccctccccctcccctcccccctccccccctcccctcccccctccccccctcccctcccccctccccccctcccctcccctccccccctcccctccccccctcccctccccccctcccccctccccccctcccccctcccctcccctcccccctcccccccctccccctccccccccccctccccctccccctccccctcccccccccccctccccctcccccctccccccctccccccctcccctcccctcccccccctcccccccccctcccctcctcccctccccctcccctcccctccccctcccccctccccccctcccccctcccctcccctccccccctctccccctccccccctccccccctctccccctcccctcccctccccccccctcccctcccctcctcccccctccccccccctcccctcctcccctccccctcccctcccctccccctctcccccctctccccctcccctcccctccccccctcccctcccctccccccccctcccccccctccccccccctcccctcctcccctccccctcccctcccctccccctcccctccccccctccccctcccctccccccctccccctcccctcccctccccccccctcccctccccccccccctcccctcccctcccccccccccctcccctcccctccccccccccccctcccccccctccccccccctcccccccccctcccctcccctcccccccctcccctccccccccctcccctcccccctcccctcccctcccctcccctcccctcccccctcccctcccctcccccctcccct comes from Scyliorhinus canicula chromosome 1, sScyCan1.1, whole genome shotgun sequence and encodes:
- the LOC119964608 gene encoding basic proline-rich protein-like, yielding SPPPLPPSPSPPPSPPPLPPPPPPPPPPSPLPPPPPSPPSPPSPLPPLPPPPPPPPPLPPPPPPSPPSPLPPLPPPPPPLPPPPPPLPPPPLPPPPPPLPSPPPSPPLPSPLPPPPSPSPPPSPPPLPPPPLPSPLPPSPPLPPSPPPLPSPPPPSPPPPSPPLPPPPPPPPPPPPPPPPPPPPPSPSPLPPSPPPLPSPPSPPPPLLPSPSPPLPLPPPPLPPPLPSPPLPLPPSPPLPLPSPPPPSPPLLPPPPPSPPPLPLPSPPPLPPLPLPSPPPLPSPPPPSPPSPPLPSSPPPPLPSPSPPPLPLPSPPPPPLPSPPLPSPPPSPPLPPPPPLPSPPPPPPPPPPSPPPPLPSPPSPPPPSPPPSPPLPSPPLPPPLPSPLPSPPPPSPPPSPPLPPPPSPPSPPPPPSPLPPPLPSPPPLPSLPPPSPPPPPPPPPPPPPPSPPPRPPPPPPALPSVVTSVVPQGSVLGLRLFTLYIDDLYEYNKADQDTHVLEIKCANLQAALRALHQSTKEQRQTTADHIKCQGEIGKLHSLLSVQEAFMRTFGTVGTEEEEMDDWEELQENAQMYGIRSESRKQPPPTTTNPSNKCTSCTSSPDCTGHTNASE